From Bacteroidota bacterium:
CGGCTAATCCCATGTGTTTATCAAAATTTAAAAGAATTCTCTCCCCTGTTGTCGGCCGGGCTGCTTGCATCTTTAAAAGAAAAATATGCAGCCAACACCCGAAATATGCTGATTTTTTCCTCCGAAATTATCCGGTTAACCCGGATTTTCAAGGAGCATCAATTGAATCTTTTATC
This genomic window contains:
- a CDS encoding nucleotidyltransferase family protein, which encodes MDSIENELLRCCCISKPYGNVLLEQVQALLRQHPDLDSKKFLSLVDRHRLIPCVYQNLKEFSPLLSAGLLASLKEKYAANTRNMLIFSSEIIRLTRIFKEHQLNLLS